The DNA region TCACAATTAAATTAACATAGCAGCAGCACGCGTTAGTTACTCTCGGTACTGTAATGATCGATCGGTGAATATCAGTGCCACATGCCTCAATCCAACAGACCTAAGTTTTACTGACATGTGTCAGTAGACAAGCCACAAACGGAATGGTATGAGCCACTGGACATCGgagtgccactcgacgagccaccACTAAACAGTGACATGTCATGATCTggacaccggaagtgccactcgacgagccactaaACGGAGTGGcatgagccactggacaccggaagtgccactcgacgagccactggTACGAGCCAATTGAAACCGGAAGTGCCACAAAACGTAGTGGCACGTGCCACTGGCTTCTGTGCGTAAGATGCCATGCCACTTAATGTTAAAACCCCTTCTccatttcggatcaacccgcgcattactgatgggagaggatttgttgcagatcaatgcagcattcccgcttgtgtcgcggaccccggacgactgcgagaggcggtggtatgcattacaatcgcagtagagggttgagattgcagcctttaaacagactagcatggcaacagatatgcctataatattaaatatttaatttcattattgtttcatgtaattttaaaaaacttcctgcttgccatgaatgtaatgaattatgaaacaaatgttataaacaatatgcttacattaaagtgtgcttttaagtatgtgcaatgcttttgagttggtgaaactgtccatgttaaggaggatcagcacctaagacattttaagatcctttgtgaataggtcttagtgagttaggagtcctctcgacttcttttaagctgtcccagacttaggtgctacttttagggctaaaatgctttgtgaattactcttagtgaaaaaaattaggagtcctaaatttaggagtgacacacccagtatttttaggagttgctcctaaattcgccagttaggagctacttttagccttaaaattctttgtgaatacggcccctggaAGTTATCACATAGGTGACGCAACCACTGTAGAGCGGCGAAGAAATGAAGCGCTCCAAAGTATGTCCGCTATTAGTATTTCAGACTAAAAAAACGTTGACATGTCTCAAATGTCATACTGCATTTTCGATGGGTTGCACAAGTATTAATTACTTTAAAACGAGCAACTTATTATATCATTTGACAACGCTTACCCCGAAAGACACTGGTTACACTCTCTTTATATCACTTTCACTACATTTGTGGCTACacttgtgtttttaaaggagctttattttacttttgtaTTTAAAACTGAAATGCCAACAAATTGTTTCTGGACTTTTAAGTTTtaaattgattattttattatattattcatATAGCTAATAGTTTTATACAGTTCTAAAACTAAAATACCCTTTCCGTTTACAGTGTTAGGTTTGTGGCTCTTTGTCActtaggaaaaataaatatcaCTGTATGTCTTTCAGATAATAAAAATACTTTAGTTCACTGAATGTATTTGTTCACGTTTTATACAGTAATAAGTCTGAAGCACACCATAGTTATATTCATACAGGGCTAGAGGTGCGCGCCCGCAAATAATACGCGTATTCGTTTTATTGCAGCGCTGACAGGTTATGACCGTCAATGTACCACGATagcgattcgaaattagacctctacGTGTAATttctcgactcgctctcgcgatactttgacAGCGCTGCATAAAGTCTAACATGCCTAATAACAGATAACAAAGACAACAtgctaaaaaacattaaagatgTTAATGAAAGTGCTTCTCCTAGCAAAGCACTGCGTCCAGATGGGACTGAAAATACTTGTTTAACATTAACAGGAATATtgtcctttaaagcaacactatgtagtttccatgtaaaaatgacttacagctcccccatgtgtttgaaaagcgcaacagtgcctggtatcagacactcttctgcaggcagagggaggggcggggctgtgtgctctaccctccaccgccactttcagagtgtgcttgtagcagctaggaggctgctcaggttgcagcaacagtacaatttgttcagttaaaagttgttctatcactgaaataattttagagacattatttaaaggtaaaaaaaaaactacatagtgttgctttaaagcagCTTTTTAGATATTCATCCAGGGGTGTGTTCATTCTACATAAACATGCATGCACATTTTGTTCTAAATGGACAGACCTTTATAAACATGTATAGAAAATgctttattatagtaaaagtgtagtacccttacgaaaattaaccatggtgtCATGTATAAGATTGACATGTGTTATGGTTGTTACCTGTATAGGCCGCTAGAGGGCGCCATAAACTGTAAGATACACACaacagggctgcgttcagccccgacaaaacgttgcacaacgtttattaaacaaaaacagtgatgcgttgaacaccctgttgtgatgacgcaagagttgcaactacggtagctgagaggccattctttgtgttcttttaaaatgtttctgaagcctgatgaaatagttataaatgtgtgtttaatactgtaaaagaccctcaatgttacagtcactgaccttgccgtccagaatgaaagacaacattccaacttgaaccaaCTGAGCGAGCtctctttactatcgcgtggttttatacatcttgccgctgattggaccgacatttctgacacacccaccataaaagagaaaacgcttctaaaacctgttgcattcagttgcacaccgtttccaggaaacatgtcgttcaacccggaaaccgtagcaaaacgttgtgcacaggtgtcatgagcaattcggTCCCCCCGAGCAATTCGGTCTCCCCTAGGACCCCGATTGGTATCTAGCACTAATGCCTGCTCAAAAATGTGTCATTGCAATATCTCGTCAGCATACGCGGCTAGCAAGCTAATTATGTTGTACAAAATagaagcatacattttttttaaaatagaagcataaaaaaaatttaaaaataaaagttaactaaaaaaaataataaaataaactaatattcatgttgcagacacgtcagtacttttctgtcatcatctgctttacaaaaacaatacttttattttttgtaaattattaacataccttacgaaatatatttttcaatagtaaaagtgtagtaatcatggcgtataattataatttaaatgtctGATTCAACTATGTAGTAATCATGTTTTGTATAAGTAATTAATGAGTAAGTAATTGTATAAGTAGTCAAAAGTGGAAATGGTACAGTATAATaatctaaataataaaatgacacaatcAATGTGTAGATCTCCCACCTAAATTATAGCCTCATTTATATACTACTATATGAAACATATCATTTAAAATTGCTCAGCCCCCTGAATTGTCTGAGCTTGAACCGAgaggcaaccttccgatctctctaatgaagccaacacggaagtgacttaaactgcaattcatcgactggccgcttgaggctggcttcaaaagggagtcaattcccatagactcccatgttaaaaatggccaactttacagtagaaaataatatgtttacagcctggtacaaaaagtgtttttggcctatatagctaattttgcccttcatgacaactgtgaggggggtgaatttttttgtaactcaccCGTTTagattatattaagccttaaacttctgcCTAATTAAGGGCGTGGTCGCTTGAGTgtcggttgaacagccactgctgtcactagactcgcgctaggcgggcgtggtttcacttcagcttcacccatgtcccgcctttttacccattttcggttttccGCGAGTAATTCGCGGGgacgcgcggccaagatggcgatggcaggcaacgcctactttaagcttcaaaggccctgtcccaaatggcgcacttcatgtggactttcggtctcgtggcctttaattgcgcgtgctcgcttagtccacgagtccgtagggtgtcccatctgtcatttttacgctttgaagtgtgctcatcagcgcctcctttgcccccttgatgcagtcttcagcgaagcccgcactgcagcaggcttcgcgcactttaccaacccagaagtccttgcgaaagagcaatcagacctatcagacgacggaagggaggagctcacactgacgggcaacttctctacctattaaAAACTgactttgttaaataaagtttggaaaaaaaaaaaaaaacttctctacctatttccggtgtgacgctcgagtctgtcccaaaatacgactccgttgcacccacgtggactcccattaagggtccctaaagtctggactacgtgatgtcatcaaagtgtggactctgaggaggaccacaagtccggagtgtgccatttgggacaggaccTAAAGcgatcttcacaaaccaatgggtgacgtcacggacactacgtccatatttttttacggtctatggcttgaacgtgccccaggtatagacgggttgcacggcgacgtcactaactggttgcgcgcgcaaccgagaggcagaaagaagagacgtgcattgtgttgtatgctagtagcggtgtctgtaagtcaaaatgccAAGGAATTGTTGAGTGgaaaatagtaccaacagagtcagtgctgggtgcctgatgttaacataccagtagatgcgactattacgttactagcattataattataacattataattcatacatgtatcacagtaacactgcaaaaataaagacagaaaaacagatccAACTAAAATCAAGTCTTATTTATATAGAAACAATAAAGAACGCTTCAATAATTAAGGTTGTTGCAGTAGCAGATCAGCTCAACAATCGGGCTTTCTGCCTCCTGGATGCGCGCGCACCCTGCAATGTTTGTAAACTTGCAACCCCTCTATTTGGTTGTGCAGTAAAGTAGGTATTATACAAAGTTTCAAAAACGtcctttttgttttatttagatgttattttatttttgtttttaatgttgtgCTGCTACAATACCTAATTACAATGAAAATATAACGTTGTGAAAAGTTGTACAAACTTTtgtgttttaattttaaatctTATCATAATCTCTTTGCCTTGatgttttgtattttaatttaatttctcaCCTCTTGTTTTCATTAAGTCATTACATTAGATGATTTCTGCCCATAATTGAGACGCATACTTGTTTTGCTAAATCCATTGTAAAGCAGTGAGCGTCTTCTCTCTCCAGTACAAcaggaggcgctgcagctctttagtccgcaaataaactcactaaagaaagaaagaaagaaagagcgcccgtgtgatgtgtttgtgtatcctcagtgtttttctctcttgcgTGTTTCATTGAGTGTAAACagagtcttgtctctgtgtatttaaGTGTTAAGACGTTGATGATgagatgtgctgtaaatcaTTATGAACTGATCTGTCAATGCTGGATAtattgatgatttcatcacagaagtctctcagctgaagaaagaggtggcgttactggagacAAAGCTGAGGTCAAGAGGAGATTTAGCAATGAATCGAGAGGTTTGTTCAGCTTAAACATCATTTACCTGAATCAGACAACATCAAATCATTTCTAATCttactgtctgtgtgtgttgtgttgtcagGATGTGAATTGTTGTGAATCTTCAGTGTATGTGACTGATGATGGAAGTCTGGATTCAGTGTGGATGAGCAGAGATCAGAGCCGCACACCACAGCCACTGCTGGACTCTAAACTCTCTGAAGAGAAATCCAGACACACACAGGACTCCGATCTCAGTCTGACTTTACTCTGTTATACTGAGTCAAAGCCCACAGACACTcaggacactacagtgtgtgacagtaaacagagcttacaggaggatcaaacctccacagagtctctggattctgtctgtaacgctggagaacagcagcagatcctgcagaccaaactgaagatgtgttcagttaaactcatcgactgcaagaacctcatgatgaagattaaaactgagcccacagaaatcaaaactgaacccacagaaatcaaaactgaacccacagaaatcaaaactgaacccacagaaatcaaaactgaacccacagaaatcaaaactgaaactaaagaaatcaaaactgaacccacagaaatcaaaactgaccctaaagaaataaaaactgaacccacagaagagGATGATCGCactgatgaagatgatgattttATTCCATCAGGTATTTCTACTCAattattattgtgttttaaaaaaaaattaactgagCACCTATTTTGGGTTTTCAGTCACAAACTCACTAATCAAAAGACCAAAAAATATAAGTACTAAAATGTTTAAGGAGTTTAGGATATCTTTAATACTTATTGAGCAACAGGTATGTAggcttaaagggttagttcaccctaaaatgttatttttatcaCAAATCACTTACCCCTGTGTCTTTCTAAACCCCCAAGTGCTGTGATTGTCTTGACAACacaattttagatatttttgatgaagtCTGGGAGGCTTCTGTCTGTCCAATTGACTTCGGATAGATTCACAATTCCCCAGAAAATAATGAAGGACATTGTCGAAAAGTTCCATCAGTTGTtctataataatattatgaagtgATGAGAACACATATGTATGCAAAGAAaccaaaataaattattttattcaataAGTGGTTCtgttttggggtgaactatccattatAAAAATACTTCATCTTATTCTGAAAGTGTCACCATATAATGCCACAAGAATTCAAAATCTTtgtacaaataataaatattggtCCATTTGACTCCTACAAAATGGTGGATCAGTCACAAATAATCGTGCAAAATTTAATCGGgtaaattaatagaaaatttAAATTAGAAAATTGTTATTATCTTTaactaataatataaatatatactactaataataaactCTGCAACACTCTGCTACTACTCTTGACACgcgacaaaaaaaaaaactccttTATCCATACTCAATACTCAGACCAAACCAAGGCCTTGTTTATCATTGGTTACGTGATTTCTACATTAATAACACTATcgtttcttttattttcaattcttccaagaacagaaagctgtggagcattttTGTCACCCTAATGTTTGATCACTGTTCTTTGTTTGCTTaatgtttgttctaaactttgtttgcaatggtggatcgtCTACTTTTCTTCACTTATcctaattttttatttactgtaaatgttgcaaATCAGTGATGCCCTGATGGcctggtagagtaataatttgaataaaaaataatttgtggCCGAACACGGCCAATACTTTGAATGGTCTGCGGACGTGTGCGCCAAACACGGTAAAACCGGTATACCCGTCCCTTACCTCGCCTTCATGTAGCGAGCCCCCTTGTCACATACTTGATGTAGGCACGGATACAATGACGTTTCCGAAGTGGATTGTGGAGATATTTTAATCGTTCACGATCAATATCGTCATATCACATACCCATACCCATTTATTCTcgacacgcgctccgaaccctCGCTTAAATATCCCATCACTAACAATGACCCCGCTGTAATAACAGGACTGACACCTGTCTTCTGTCTTATGTGTGAATCTAGAAAAATATACAGAATCTCAATTCTTCATCCTTTGTGTAAATAAGAGTGAAAAGACAATTTATTTGTTTCATGTTTCTTTCAGGTGTGAAGAGTGATGCATGGGTGGATATAGAAATAACGTCCTCAACTTCAAAAGAGcgactgacagcacaaactctttcctgcatcacATGTGGAAAGACATTCAGCTCACAGAGACTTTTAGAGAGACataagagaaaacacacagaacagaaactcttcaccagatctgagatcagctttactaccttacaagagaagaaacttcattcagaagaccacagagagaagaagaagaagcagtttCACTGTGAGCAGTGTGGGAAGAGTTTTGTCTCTTCCTCTAATCTAAATGTtcacatgaggacacacagtgATGAAAAGCCTTTCAactgcactgaatgtggaaATTACTTCAGAACCAAAGACAATCTTAAagttcatcagagagttcacacaggagaaaaaccttacaacTGTCCTCACTGTGAGAAGAGATTTAGCTGTAAATATAATCTGAAGACACATGTGCTTTTACACATCAATGAGAGACCGTATCAGTGCAGTGAATGTGACAAAACCTTTAGGGATTTAGGTTCATTAAAAAAACACCAGAATACTCACATTAAAGAGAAACTCTATCAgtgttcacactgtgataaaTGTTACGGTTATAAATATCAGCTGATAATCCATGAGAGAGTTCACACCAGAGAAAAAACTCATAACTGTAGTGTCTATGGGAAGAGTTTTAGACAACATGAAAGTTTAGTGACACACCTGAGGACTCATACAGAtaaaaaacctttcaaatgctctcagtgtgacaagatgTTTGCTTATTCAGGCCACTTAAAAGTCCATcggagagttcatactggagagaaaccttatatCTGCTCtcactgtggaaagagcttctctAATTCATCTAATTTTAGAGTTCATCAAAgggttcatactggagagaaaccttatcactgtagtgtctgtgggaagagttttagtgtAAAGGCTACATTATTAAAGCACAAGAgacttcatacaggtgaaaaacctttcaaatgctctcagtgtgacaagacgtttaCTTTTTCAAGTAACTTAATAGTTCATCAgcgagttcacactggagaaaaaccttaacactgtagtgtctgtgggaagagttttggACAATGGGTTTCATTTCTAAATCACAAgcgaattcatacaggtgaaaaaccttttaaatgctctcagtgtgacatgaCATTTACAAAGTTAAGTAACTTGAAagtccatcagagagttcatactggagagtaACCTTAacactgtagtgtctgtgggaagtTTTTTGGCAACAGTCAAACTAACTTATGGACAAGAGACTCCATACAAGTGAAAAAccctcagtgtgacaagacattTGCTTATTCAGTTCACTTCAAATCCATAAGCGGTTGGGCACTGGGGTGCCACCCCCCAAAGTTGGCCAGAGAAgaaagctactttaacatgttacaaaaaagttacaatatataatgcaaattaatacaaaataaaatcgtttagttgtactatttcactgttagtcatgttatcatttatttaaaaaaataaaatatcaaaactgagttcgttgtgtgtgtgtcatgtttgtgtgtatggggcgcacccctaatgagtgtctatgtaggtcagtaaaaagggtaaaaacatgCGACCTGAGGCTGAGCTCTAATTGGCTGGTTTTGAATCTGCCATGGGGCGCAGGACTGTGCGCCCCAAACTCCCACTTATGTTGTAAAGGAACCAGAATAGTTTTTTATGTCTTTGACCTCATGCGATTGGATCGTTTTCAGATTCTAATAAACACATTGCAGATTGCCATGTAACTGCTAGATACAGTACTGGGGCCCGTTTCAGAAAGGTGGTTAAGTGCAAACTCTGAGTTTGTTAACCCTGAATAAgggaaactctgagttttcCGTTTCAAAAAGGGAGGTAGGTTAAACCTGAGATGGCGGGGTAAGTCAAGCCTGTTTCAGAAGGAGAGGTAACTTATACTCAGAGTCTGTTTCCAGAGTAACATACTCTCTGAACCTAACCTGGTCGGGAGCAGGTTTTATCCTGTAAACTCTGAGTTTCTTGTGGTCTCCTCCCCTTTTTAAAGGAGTAGCGGTGTTTAATCTTGTTAGTTGCTTTAGTACATTCAATCATTGAGCACATTTTtattatgtacactgtaaaatatttttagctGTCATTAAGTTATAATTAAATTGCCAGTGCAAACCATTTTAACTtactactttatatttttatatattacactaaactttcaactaaaaattaaaacagtaaattgaaatgacttgtaaagctAATATGATATACTTAGGTGCATAGATCGTCTTAGTAACTAAAATGTCAAGTACTTTTATAGAGAATCCTGCAGATGATGATGTTGCATTTATTTGTAGAAAGTTAAGTTAGATTTATGTCGCGAGAGGATTTTGAGACCCCGAGTGGTTTTTTGTCATATCCACTTACATTTATGTGAG from Paramisgurnus dabryanus chromosome 8, PD_genome_1.1, whole genome shotgun sequence includes:
- the LOC135771698 gene encoding uncharacterized protein isoform X1 — encoded protein: MNREDVNCCESSVYVTDDGSLDSVWMSRDQSRTPQPLLDSKLSEEKSRHTQDSDLSLTLLCYTESKPTDTQDTTVCDSKQSLQEDQTSTESLDSVCNAGEQQQILQTKLKMCSVKLIDCKNLMMKIKTEPTEIKTEPTEIKTEPTEIKTEPTEIKTEPTEIKTETKEIKTEPTEIKTDPKEIKTEPTEEDDRTDEDDDFIPSGVKSDAWVDIEITSSTSKERLTAQTLSCITCGKTFSSQRLLERHKRKHTEQKLFTRSEISFTTLQEKKLHSEDHREKKKKQFHCEQCGKSFVSSSNLNVHMRTHSDEKPFNCTECGNYFRTKDNLKVHQRVHTGEKPYNCPHCEKRFSCKYNLKTHVLLHINERPYQCSECDKTFRDLGSLKKHQNTHIKEKLYQCSHCDKCYGYKYQLIIHERVHTREKTHNCSVYGKSFRQHESLVTHLRTHTDKKPFKCSQCDKMFAYSGHLKVHRRVHTGEKPYICSHCGKSFSNSSNFRVHQRVHTGEKPYHCSVCGKSFSVKATLLKHKRLHTGEKPFKCSQCDKTFTFSSNLIVHQRVHTGEKP
- the LOC135771698 gene encoding uncharacterized protein isoform X2, producing MKREDVNCCESSVYVTDDGSLDSVWMSRDQSRTPQPLLDSKLSEEKSRHTQDSDLSLTLLCYTESKPTDTQDTTVCDSKQSLQEDQTSTESLDSVCNAGEQQQILQTKLKMCSVKLIDCKNLMMKIKTEPTEIKTEPTEIKTEPTEIKTEPTEIKTEPTEIKTETKEIKTEPTEIKTDPKEIKTEPTEEDDRTDEDDDFIPSGVKSDAWVDIEITSSTSKERLTAQTLSCITCGKTFSSQRLLERHKRKHTEQKLFTRSEISFTTLQEKKLHSEDHREKKKKQFHCEQCGKSFVSSSNLNVHMRTHSDEKPFNCTECGNYFRTKDNLKVHQRVHTGEKPYNCPHCEKRFSCKYNLKTHVLLHINERPYQCSECDKTFRDLGSLKKHQNTHIKEKLYQCSHCDKCYGYKYQLIIHERVHTREKTHNCSVYGKSFRQHESLVTHLRTHTDKKPFKCSQCDKMFAYSGHLKVHRRVHTGEKPYICSHCGKSFSNSSNFRVHQRVHTGEKPYHCSVCGKSFSVKATLLKHKRLHTGEKPFKCSQCDKTFTFSSNLIVHQRVHTGEKP